A genomic window from Gossypium hirsutum isolate 1008001.06 chromosome D12, Gossypium_hirsutum_v2.1, whole genome shotgun sequence includes:
- the LOC107930848 gene encoding ATP synthase subunit epsilon, mitochondrial — MASNAAVPFWRAAGMTYITYSNICANLVRNCLKEPYKTEALSREKVHFSISKWTDGKPEKPTLRSDSPEE, encoded by the exons atggcGTCGAATGCGGCGGTTCCATTCTGGCGTGCAGCCGGCATGACTTATATAACCTACTCGAACATATGCGCCAACCTCGTTAGGAACTGCTTAAAGGAACCTTACAAGACTGAAGCCCTTAGTCGTGAGAAAGTTCATTTCTCCATCTCCAAGTGGACGGATGGAAAGCCTGAAAAGCCTA CTCTCCGCTCAGACTCACCTGAAGAATGA
- the LOC107930841 gene encoding autophagy-related protein 13b isoform X4: protein MTSTHTNSHTEAAKMEQVITEFFYKSLLIILESRSSYVSSRNYSGEQTVSSPSSSSSSSSSVRPRDKWFNLALRECPSALENLDLCRRSNFEPVVVDVILEQKPLDWGPASFSPTSDLVRNLSSKNKNSYFWNSDQQDESGSEMKCEKIIERWFVQHESRKGRDCNSGNRRSSCNNLSALYKKLILMLRSLYVTVRLLPAYNIFRDLNSSGLICSFKLVPRVSSFVEPLTRKEEVDMQRFWFTPVDTSCGRLCLSVLYHSSISDMSSESSTPMSPQFIPDYVGSPLADPLRRFPSLPVSHGSPSSLPFSRRHSWSYDHYKASPPLVSFSPSPTHSESNALVSNPSSLGLPPMSLPPHPPETSLAHKRNTNFDEYCPSPNFSASPSPSPSPSLPIYIPRTHLSKALLRSESAPVNIAAPKLANTPALSGKQNLPPCPPLKITRAGTSRTDNIRVPAETDATIEKIFSFGKEDCWKYSGVKAFSNSSPRISCSRSSSRSLQDDFDYSEFPCPFDVEDGEMMDPGSRPKSYVRIGNPSDPNEAGLFMNRKSQDAAVGALVRLLKNSPPLRQNVSLNFSEASRPEILSNSIPKQSQILEAVTVEYAAAPNIASFRLVASKTTTDALEELRGYKVMKNLLLSEGGKAYTSNVASAAEHSSTSKGT, encoded by the exons atgacaTCAACTCACACAAATTCTCACACTGAAGCTGCCAAAATGGAACAAGTTATCACTGAATTCTTCTATAAGAGTCTTCTAATAATACTTGAATCGAGGTCTTCTTATGTATCATCACGTAATTATAGTGGTGAACAAACTGTGTCATCTCCATCTTCATCCTCATCATCTTCATCTAGTGTGAGACCAAGAGATAAATGGTTCAATTTAGCTCTTAGGGAGTGCCCTTCAGCGCTAGAAAATCTTGACCTTTGTCGACGGAGTAATTTTGAGCCGGTTGTTGTCGATGTTATATTGGAGCAGAAACCACTTGATTGGGGACCTGCAAGCTTTTCCCCCACAAGTGATCTTGTTAGGAATTTGTCATCTAAAAATAAGAATTCATATTTCTGGAATTCTGATCAACAAGATGAATCAGGCAGTGagatgaaatgtgaaaaaatCATAGAAAGATGGTTCGTGCAGCATGAAAGTAGAAAGGGTAGGGATTGTAATTCAGGGAATAGAAGGTCAAGTTGTAATAACTTGAGCGCATTATATAAGAAATTGATATTGATGTTGAGGTCCTTATACGTGACTGTCAGGCTTTTACCTGCATACAACATTTTTCGTGATCTGAATTCATCTGGTCTAATTTGTTCCTTTAAGCTTGTTCCTAGGGTATCTTCTTTTGTTGAACCCTTGACTCGTAAAGAAGAGGTAGATATGCAGAGATTTTGGTTTACCCCTGTGGACACTTCTTGCGGAAGGCTTTGCCTTTCAGTTTTGTACCATTCATCAATCTCAGATATGAGCTCTGAATCATCAACCCCTATGTCTCCTCAATTTATACCAGATTATGTTGGAAGCCCATTGGCAGACCCCCTGAGGAGATTTCCTTCTCTTCCTGTATCACATGGCTCTCCATCATCTTTACCATTCTCAAGAAGACATAGTTGGAGTTATGACCATTACAAGGCCTCACCACCTCTGGTTTCTTTCTCACCATCACCAACGCATTCAGAATCAAATGCTTTGGTTTCTAACCCAAGCTCCCTTGGTTTGCCACCTATGAGCTTACCTCCTCATCCTCCTGAAACATCACTAGCTCATAAGAGGAATACAAACTTTGATGAGTATTGTCCTTCCCCCAATTTCTCTGCTTCCCCTTCCCCCTCTCCCTCACCATCACTCCCCATCTACATTCCTAGGACTCATTTGTCAAAAGCTCTTTTACGCTCTGAAAGTGCTCCTGTTAACATAGCGGCTCCCAAGCTTGCTAATACCCCTGCATTGTCTGGTAAGCAGAATTTGCCACCGTGTCCTCCCCTTAAAATTACAAGAGCTGGTACTTCTAGGACTGATAATATTAGGGTTCCTGCTGAAACTGATGCTACTATTGAGAAG ATATTTTCTTTCGGGAAAGAAGACTGCTGGAAATACTCTGGAGTGAAAGCTTTTTCCAACAGCTCACCACGAATTTCATGTTCTAGAAGTTCCAGTAGGTCTTTACAAGATGATTTTGACTACTCTGAGTTTCCTTGTCCATTTGATGTGGAGGATGGTGAAATGATGGACCCTGGTAGCAG ACCTAAGTCTTACGTTAGAATAGGAAATCCATCTGATCCAAATGAAGCAGGGTTGTTTATGAATAGAAAATCCCAGGATGCTGCTGTTGGTGCTCTTGTCCGATTGCTGAAAAATTCCCCTCCTCTTCGCCAAAACGTCTCCCTTAATTTTTCAGAAGCCTCAAGACCGGAAATCTTGAGCAACAGCATCCCAAAGCAAAGTCAGATCTTGGAAGCTGTGACTGTTGAATATGCTGCTGCTCCGAATATAGCATCTTTTAGGCTTGTTGCATCAAAGACAACAACCGATGCATTAGAGGAACTTCGGGGTTACAAAGTGATGAAAAACTTGTTGCTTAGTGAAGGGGGTAAGGCTTACACATCTAATGTTGCCTCTGCAGCTGAACATTCCAGTACCAGCAAAGGTACATGA
- the LOC107930841 gene encoding autophagy-related protein 13b isoform X1, whose product MTSTHTNSHTEAAKMEQVITEFFYKSLLIILESRSSYVSSRNYSGEQTVSSPSSSSSSSSSVRPRDKWFNLALRECPSALENLDLCRRSNFEPVVVDVILEQKPLDWGPASFSPTSDLVRNLSSKNKNSYFWNSDQQDESGSEMKCEKIIERWFVQHESRKGRDCNSGNRRSSCNNLSALYKKLILMLRSLYVTVRLLPAYNIFRDLNSSGLICSFKLVPRVSSFVEPLTRKEEVDMQRFWFTPVDTSCGRLCLSVLYHSSISDMSSESSTPMSPQFIPDYVGSPLADPLRRFPSLPVSHGSPSSLPFSRRHSWSYDHYKASPPLVSFSPSPTHSESNALVSNPSSLGLPPMSLPPHPPETSLAHKRNTNFDEYCPSPNFSASPSPSPSPSLPIYIPRTHLSKALLRSESAPVNIAAPKLANTPALSGKQNLPPCPPLKITRAGTSRTDNIRVPAETDATIEKIFSFGKEDCWKYSGVKAFSNSSPRISCSRSSSRSLQDDFDYSEFPCPFDVEDGEMMDPGSRKSQDAAVGALVRLLKNSPPLRQNVSLNFSEASRPEILSNSIPKQSQILEAVTVEYAAAPNIASFRLVASKTTTDALEELRGYKVMKNLLLSEGGKAYTSNVASAAEHSSTSKGT is encoded by the exons atgacaTCAACTCACACAAATTCTCACACTGAAGCTGCCAAAATGGAACAAGTTATCACTGAATTCTTCTATAAGAGTCTTCTAATAATACTTGAATCGAGGTCTTCTTATGTATCATCACGTAATTATAGTGGTGAACAAACTGTGTCATCTCCATCTTCATCCTCATCATCTTCATCTAGTGTGAGACCAAGAGATAAATGGTTCAATTTAGCTCTTAGGGAGTGCCCTTCAGCGCTAGAAAATCTTGACCTTTGTCGACGGAGTAATTTTGAGCCGGTTGTTGTCGATGTTATATTGGAGCAGAAACCACTTGATTGGGGACCTGCAAGCTTTTCCCCCACAAGTGATCTTGTTAGGAATTTGTCATCTAAAAATAAGAATTCATATTTCTGGAATTCTGATCAACAAGATGAATCAGGCAGTGagatgaaatgtgaaaaaatCATAGAAAGATGGTTCGTGCAGCATGAAAGTAGAAAGGGTAGGGATTGTAATTCAGGGAATAGAAGGTCAAGTTGTAATAACTTGAGCGCATTATATAAGAAATTGATATTGATGTTGAGGTCCTTATACGTGACTGTCAGGCTTTTACCTGCATACAACATTTTTCGTGATCTGAATTCATCTGGTCTAATTTGTTCCTTTAAGCTTGTTCCTAGGGTATCTTCTTTTGTTGAACCCTTGACTCGTAAAGAAGAGGTAGATATGCAGAGATTTTGGTTTACCCCTGTGGACACTTCTTGCGGAAGGCTTTGCCTTTCAGTTTTGTACCATTCATCAATCTCAGATATGAGCTCTGAATCATCAACCCCTATGTCTCCTCAATTTATACCAGATTATGTTGGAAGCCCATTGGCAGACCCCCTGAGGAGATTTCCTTCTCTTCCTGTATCACATGGCTCTCCATCATCTTTACCATTCTCAAGAAGACATAGTTGGAGTTATGACCATTACAAGGCCTCACCACCTCTGGTTTCTTTCTCACCATCACCAACGCATTCAGAATCAAATGCTTTGGTTTCTAACCCAAGCTCCCTTGGTTTGCCACCTATGAGCTTACCTCCTCATCCTCCTGAAACATCACTAGCTCATAAGAGGAATACAAACTTTGATGAGTATTGTCCTTCCCCCAATTTCTCTGCTTCCCCTTCCCCCTCTCCCTCACCATCACTCCCCATCTACATTCCTAGGACTCATTTGTCAAAAGCTCTTTTACGCTCTGAAAGTGCTCCTGTTAACATAGCGGCTCCCAAGCTTGCTAATACCCCTGCATTGTCTGGTAAGCAGAATTTGCCACCGTGTCCTCCCCTTAAAATTACAAGAGCTGGTACTTCTAGGACTGATAATATTAGGGTTCCTGCTGAAACTGATGCTACTATTGAGAAG ATATTTTCTTTCGGGAAAGAAGACTGCTGGAAATACTCTGGAGTGAAAGCTTTTTCCAACAGCTCACCACGAATTTCATGTTCTAGAAGTTCCAGTAGGTCTTTACAAGATGATTTTGACTACTCTGAGTTTCCTTGTCCATTTGATGTGGAGGATGGTGAAATGATGGACCCTGGTAGCAG AAAATCCCAGGATGCTGCTGTTGGTGCTCTTGTCCGATTGCTGAAAAATTCCCCTCCTCTTCGCCAAAACGTCTCCCTTAATTTTTCAGAAGCCTCAAGACCGGAAATCTTGAGCAACAGCATCCCAAAGCAAAGTCAGATCTTGGAAGCTGTGACTGTTGAATATGCTGCTGCTCCGAATATAGCATCTTTTAGGCTTGTTGCATCAAAGACAACAACCGATGCATTAGAGGAACTTCGGGGTTACAAAGTGATGAAAAACTTGTTGCTTAGTGAAGGGGGTAAGGCTTACACATCTAATGTTGCCTCTGCAGCTGAACATTCCAGTACCAGCAAAGGTACATGA
- the LOC107930841 gene encoding autophagy-related protein 13b isoform X2: MTSTHTNSHTEAAKMEQVITEFFYKSLLIILESRSSYVSSRNYSGEQTVSSPSSSSSSSSSVRPRDKWFNLALRECPSALENLDLCRRSNFEPVVVDVILEQKPLDWGPASFSPTSDLVRNLSSKNKNSYFWNSDQQDESGSEMKCEKIIERWFVQHESRKGRDCNSGNRRSSCNNLSALYKKLILMLRSLYVTVRLLPAYNIFRDLNSSGLICSFKLVPRVSSFVEPLTRKEEVDMQRFWFTPVDTSCGRLCLSVLYHSSISDMSSESSTPMSPQFIPDYVGSPLADPLRRFPSLPVSHGSPSSLPFSRRHSWSYDHYKASPPLVSFSPSPTHSESNALVSNPSSLGLPPMSLPPHPPETSLAHKRNTNFDEYCPSPNFSASPSPSPSPSLPIYIPRTHLSKALLRSESAPVNIAAPKLANTPALSGKQNLPPCPPLKITRAGTSRTDNIRVPAETDATIEKIFSFGKEDCWKYSGVKAFSNSSPRISCSRSSSRSLQDDFDYSEFPCPFDVEDGEMMDPGSRMLLLVLLSDC, from the exons atgacaTCAACTCACACAAATTCTCACACTGAAGCTGCCAAAATGGAACAAGTTATCACTGAATTCTTCTATAAGAGTCTTCTAATAATACTTGAATCGAGGTCTTCTTATGTATCATCACGTAATTATAGTGGTGAACAAACTGTGTCATCTCCATCTTCATCCTCATCATCTTCATCTAGTGTGAGACCAAGAGATAAATGGTTCAATTTAGCTCTTAGGGAGTGCCCTTCAGCGCTAGAAAATCTTGACCTTTGTCGACGGAGTAATTTTGAGCCGGTTGTTGTCGATGTTATATTGGAGCAGAAACCACTTGATTGGGGACCTGCAAGCTTTTCCCCCACAAGTGATCTTGTTAGGAATTTGTCATCTAAAAATAAGAATTCATATTTCTGGAATTCTGATCAACAAGATGAATCAGGCAGTGagatgaaatgtgaaaaaatCATAGAAAGATGGTTCGTGCAGCATGAAAGTAGAAAGGGTAGGGATTGTAATTCAGGGAATAGAAGGTCAAGTTGTAATAACTTGAGCGCATTATATAAGAAATTGATATTGATGTTGAGGTCCTTATACGTGACTGTCAGGCTTTTACCTGCATACAACATTTTTCGTGATCTGAATTCATCTGGTCTAATTTGTTCCTTTAAGCTTGTTCCTAGGGTATCTTCTTTTGTTGAACCCTTGACTCGTAAAGAAGAGGTAGATATGCAGAGATTTTGGTTTACCCCTGTGGACACTTCTTGCGGAAGGCTTTGCCTTTCAGTTTTGTACCATTCATCAATCTCAGATATGAGCTCTGAATCATCAACCCCTATGTCTCCTCAATTTATACCAGATTATGTTGGAAGCCCATTGGCAGACCCCCTGAGGAGATTTCCTTCTCTTCCTGTATCACATGGCTCTCCATCATCTTTACCATTCTCAAGAAGACATAGTTGGAGTTATGACCATTACAAGGCCTCACCACCTCTGGTTTCTTTCTCACCATCACCAACGCATTCAGAATCAAATGCTTTGGTTTCTAACCCAAGCTCCCTTGGTTTGCCACCTATGAGCTTACCTCCTCATCCTCCTGAAACATCACTAGCTCATAAGAGGAATACAAACTTTGATGAGTATTGTCCTTCCCCCAATTTCTCTGCTTCCCCTTCCCCCTCTCCCTCACCATCACTCCCCATCTACATTCCTAGGACTCATTTGTCAAAAGCTCTTTTACGCTCTGAAAGTGCTCCTGTTAACATAGCGGCTCCCAAGCTTGCTAATACCCCTGCATTGTCTGGTAAGCAGAATTTGCCACCGTGTCCTCCCCTTAAAATTACAAGAGCTGGTACTTCTAGGACTGATAATATTAGGGTTCCTGCTGAAACTGATGCTACTATTGAGAAG ATATTTTCTTTCGGGAAAGAAGACTGCTGGAAATACTCTGGAGTGAAAGCTTTTTCCAACAGCTCACCACGAATTTCATGTTCTAGAAGTTCCAGTAGGTCTTTACAAGATGATTTTGACTACTCTGAGTTTCCTTGTCCATTTGATGTGGAGGATGGTGAAATGATGGACCCTGGTAGCAG GATGCTGCTGTTGGTGCTCTTGTCCGATTGCTGA
- the LOC107930841 gene encoding autophagy-related protein 13b isoform X3, with product MTSTHTNSHTEAAKMEQVITEFFYKSLLIILESRSSYVSSRNYSGEQTVSSPSSSSSSSSSVRPRDKWFNLALRECPSALENLDLCRRSNFEPVVVDVILEQKPLDWGPASFSPTSDLVRNLSSKNKNSYFWNSDQQDESGSEMKCEKIIERWFVQHESRKGRDCNSGNRRSSCNNLSALYKKLILMLRSLYVTVRLLPAYNIFRDLNSSGLICSFKLVPRVSSFVEPLTRKEEVDMQRFWFTPVDTSCGRLCLSVLYHSSISDMSSESSTPMSPQFIPDYVGSPLADPLRRFPSLPVSHGSPSSLPFSRRHSWSYDHYKASPPLVSFSPSPTHSESNALVSNPSSLGLPPMSLPPHPPETSLAHKRNTNFDEYCPSPNFSASPSPSPSPSLPIYIPRTHLSKALLRSESAPVNIAAPKLANTPALSGKQNLPPCPPLKITRAGTSRTDNIRVPAETDATIEKIFSFGKEDCWKYSGVKAFSNSSPRISCSRSSSRSLQDDFDYSEFPCPFDVEDGEMMDPGSRVVYE from the exons atgacaTCAACTCACACAAATTCTCACACTGAAGCTGCCAAAATGGAACAAGTTATCACTGAATTCTTCTATAAGAGTCTTCTAATAATACTTGAATCGAGGTCTTCTTATGTATCATCACGTAATTATAGTGGTGAACAAACTGTGTCATCTCCATCTTCATCCTCATCATCTTCATCTAGTGTGAGACCAAGAGATAAATGGTTCAATTTAGCTCTTAGGGAGTGCCCTTCAGCGCTAGAAAATCTTGACCTTTGTCGACGGAGTAATTTTGAGCCGGTTGTTGTCGATGTTATATTGGAGCAGAAACCACTTGATTGGGGACCTGCAAGCTTTTCCCCCACAAGTGATCTTGTTAGGAATTTGTCATCTAAAAATAAGAATTCATATTTCTGGAATTCTGATCAACAAGATGAATCAGGCAGTGagatgaaatgtgaaaaaatCATAGAAAGATGGTTCGTGCAGCATGAAAGTAGAAAGGGTAGGGATTGTAATTCAGGGAATAGAAGGTCAAGTTGTAATAACTTGAGCGCATTATATAAGAAATTGATATTGATGTTGAGGTCCTTATACGTGACTGTCAGGCTTTTACCTGCATACAACATTTTTCGTGATCTGAATTCATCTGGTCTAATTTGTTCCTTTAAGCTTGTTCCTAGGGTATCTTCTTTTGTTGAACCCTTGACTCGTAAAGAAGAGGTAGATATGCAGAGATTTTGGTTTACCCCTGTGGACACTTCTTGCGGAAGGCTTTGCCTTTCAGTTTTGTACCATTCATCAATCTCAGATATGAGCTCTGAATCATCAACCCCTATGTCTCCTCAATTTATACCAGATTATGTTGGAAGCCCATTGGCAGACCCCCTGAGGAGATTTCCTTCTCTTCCTGTATCACATGGCTCTCCATCATCTTTACCATTCTCAAGAAGACATAGTTGGAGTTATGACCATTACAAGGCCTCACCACCTCTGGTTTCTTTCTCACCATCACCAACGCATTCAGAATCAAATGCTTTGGTTTCTAACCCAAGCTCCCTTGGTTTGCCACCTATGAGCTTACCTCCTCATCCTCCTGAAACATCACTAGCTCATAAGAGGAATACAAACTTTGATGAGTATTGTCCTTCCCCCAATTTCTCTGCTTCCCCTTCCCCCTCTCCCTCACCATCACTCCCCATCTACATTCCTAGGACTCATTTGTCAAAAGCTCTTTTACGCTCTGAAAGTGCTCCTGTTAACATAGCGGCTCCCAAGCTTGCTAATACCCCTGCATTGTCTGGTAAGCAGAATTTGCCACCGTGTCCTCCCCTTAAAATTACAAGAGCTGGTACTTCTAGGACTGATAATATTAGGGTTCCTGCTGAAACTGATGCTACTATTGAGAAG ATATTTTCTTTCGGGAAAGAAGACTGCTGGAAATACTCTGGAGTGAAAGCTTTTTCCAACAGCTCACCACGAATTTCATGTTCTAGAAGTTCCAGTAGGTCTTTACAAGATGATTTTGACTACTCTGAGTTTCCTTGTCCATTTGATGTGGAGGATGGTGAAATGATGGACCCTGGTAGCAG GGTTGTTTATGAATAG